The Sulfurimonas sp. genome includes the window GTGATAAAACTCGTGTACAAAGTTACGAAGGTGTTTGTATTGCAAAAAGAGGTCAAGGAACTGGAAAAACTATAACAGTTCGTAAAATTGGTGCTAACGGTGTTGGTATTGAAAGAATATTTCCAATTTTCTCTGACTCAATCAATGAGATAAAGGTTATTCGTCGCGGTCGTGTTCGTCGTGCGAAACTATTTTATCTTCGTGAACTTGCAGGTAAAAAAGCTCGTATTAAAGAACTTAGAAGAAAGTAATCTTCTAAGTCTCTTCTTCTATTTTAAACAACCTCCCACTCTTTATAAACTTTAAATAAACATATAGTACAATCATCTACATGGAATATTTTAATGATTTAAAAAAAATAATAAATATAAATTCTTATACAAAAAATAAAGATGGTGTAGATAAAGTTGGTGAGATTTTTGATATTTGGTTTATAGAGTTAGGTTTTAAAGCAAATATACACGATAGAGGCTCTATTGGTAATCACAGACATTATACTTCTCCACATGATGAAGACTCAAAAAAACTACTGCTTTTAGGGCATCTTGATACAGTATTTCCTCCAAATAAATTTGAAGATTTCAGTGAGGATGAAAAGTGGATTTATGGGCCTGGTGTTTGTGATATGAAAGGTGGTAATATTGTAGCTCTTCAGGCTTTACGTAATTTAAAAGATAAAAGTATAGATATAAAAAATATAGATATTTTGCTTGTAAGTGATGAAGAAACTGGAAGTGATGATTCTAAATATCTAACTACTAAATTATCTAAAGATTACGACTATTGTTTTGTTTATGAGGCAGCAGGTAAAGAGATGGAAGTTGTAACTGCTAGAAAAGGTGTAGGAACATTTTTTATAGAGATACAGGGCAAAGCTGCTCATGCTGGAAATCACTACTTGGATGGAAATGATGCAAATCTAGAAGCCTCGCATAAACTGCAAAATTTAGTAAAATTGACTAATCTAAATAAAGGTACAACAGTTAATGTTGGTAAAATAGATGGAGGGATAGGTGCAAACACTATATCTCCTCATTCTACATTAGTTTTTGAATTAAGGTATAAATTTTTAGATGAAAAACAAAGAGTTTTAAAAGAGATAGATAAAATAGTTCATACATCGTATGTTAAAGGAACTATTTCTGCTATAAGTGGTGGAATTCAAAGAGATGTAATGCAGACATCAAAAGAATCATTAGTATTAATTGAAAATATACAAGATATTACTAATTCTACGCTAAAGTATGAAGAGCGTGGCGGAGTTAGTGACGCGAATATTGTTAGTTCATGTGGTGTAACTACTCTTGATGGTTTTGGTCCTTTTGGTGATGGTGATCATACAATACTTGAAAGAGCAAATAAAAATAGTTTTGAATTGAGAATAGATTTAAGTGAAAAACTTTTTACTTACTTTATTAAAAAATTAGATTTTAAAGAGAGAGTTGTTTAATTAAGGAGAAAAGATGTCAAATAGAAAAATTGGAATGTGGCTTTACAATAATGGTGGTGGTGATAAAATTGCTAAAAAAATTATTAAAAAGCTAAAAGATAGAGATATTGATACAAAAAATGATATAAACTTACGACATGCAATTGCTAAAAATGGGCATATTTTATATGATGATATGAAACTTGATAAACTTGATCTCTTTTTCTCTTATAATGCAGGTGAACAAACCCAGTATCAGATGTACCTATATCAAGCTTTAAATCGTGTAATACCTACCATAAATACATATGAATCTTTTGCTTTAACAGAAGATAAGTTTCATACTTCATTTATTTTAAGACACGCGGGAATACAAACTGCAGATTACAAGTTATGTCATAGAGATGATGGTCATCATCTTAAAAAGATTATTAAAAAGTGGGATAAAATGGTTTACAAACCTACAGATGGTTGGGGTGGAGTTGGTTTAACTAAAATTGAAAATGAAGCAAACTTAGACATGCTGATGCCTTTTTTAAATCAGATGGATTTAAGATATTTTTATGTAGAAAGATTTATAAAGTATGATAATACTGACTTTAGAGTTGATATTGTTGATGGTAAATTTGTTAGTTGTTATGGAAGGAAAGCTAATGGAACTGATTGGCGAACAAATGTTACTAGTGGCGGTAGTGTTTTTATGCGAGAAGCAAATGATGATATTATAAAGGTAGCAATTAAAGCATGTAAAGCAACGGGTGTAGATATTGGTGGAGTTGATATAATTTATGATATAGAAAAAGAGGAATATATAGTCTTGGAGGTTAATGGTATTCCAGCATTTGCAACGCCAAAACAAGAAAAAATGGGTCTAGATTTTAATAATAAAAAAATTGATTTAATAGTAGACCTTATTGATAGAAAAACAAAAACAAAATAAAATAATTTAGGGAAATAATTTGAGAGAACAGTATAGCTCATATGATGAGTGCGTAGAATTTTTTAAAGAGGCGCAAAAAAATAATCCAAACCTTTTTAAAGTCCAAACAATTGGAAAAACATGGGAAAATAGAGAAATAATAGCAGTAAGTGTTACAAAAAATGTTGACAGCCATTTAGAAAATCCAGCACTCTTTTTTACAGGAACTATTCATGCAAGAGAGTGGATAGGAATAGAATTAAGCATTAGTTTTGCAAAGTATATTATGGAGCATATCGATTATGATCCACAATTAAATGAAATTCTTGACAGAGTAACATTATATATGGTTCCTTGCGCAAACCCAGATGGTTTTGAGTATTCTAGAAATCATTTCTCTTTTTGGAGAAAAAATAGAAGAAAAAATGCTGATGGCAGTTTTGGAGTTGATTTAAATAGAAATTTTTCTGTAGGTTTCACACCCAATAAAGATACGAGTTCAAATGTTTACTCTGGACCGTCTGCTTTTAGTGAACCTGAAACATCAGCACTGAGAGATTTTGTAATAGAACATAAGAATATTACTATAGCTCTAGATTATCACTCTCAAGGAAATGTATTCTTTCCCGCACATAACTTTATACATGAAGATGCTGTGGATGCTATTGATTTAAATTTATTAGCTGGAAACATGGCAGAAGAAATTAGGAAGAGATCTGGTCGTGAATATGGTATTCATATGGGAAAACCTCCTGTACACCTTATCTCTGGAAGTGGTAGAGAATTTTACTATTCACAAGGTGCTCTTTCCATTGTTGTTGAAGTAGGAACTAGAAATATTAGTGATTATAAAGAACATATGAGTGAAAATATTGATGAAAATCTTCCTGCTCTAATGTTCGCTTTATCTGAAGCAAAAAATTATAAAAAAGAGAATTTTCTTCCTAGGGTTGAAAATTTTACAACAGGTGAAATTACTTTTAAAGAAATTGAATTAAGTTGGGATTATACTGATGATGAAACTGTTTATTTTGAAATATATCGTTCAAAAAAACAAAAAGGTTTTTCTCAAATATCAAATAGAATAGGAACTACGAAGTTAAAAGCATTTACAGATAAAAATTTAAAATCTTCAACAAATTATTATTATTATGTCAGAGCAGTTTGTAAAGCAAAATTTGTTAAATCTCCTTATGCTCAAATTTTAGGTGTAAGAACAAAACCAGCAGAAAATATGTTTTCAAAAATCTTATATCCGTTAGCAGATAAAGTAGGCTATGTTGGAGAAAAAACTAAAAAGAATTCTGAACACTATGGCAATAACTCTATGTTTGTTGGTGTTTCAGAAGGTAGAGGCGAATGCTTCGGAGTATGTGGATTTTCTCTTTCAACTATACCAAAAAATTCAATTATAACTAATGCCTCAATCTCTTTTTATCCAATGAATAGAGTCTCGGTACAGGTTGAGAGTTTTGGTGAATGGAGAATTGGTCAAATTGATGAAAGAACAATTGATAATACAAGTAGTTTTGACGAGATAAAAAATGCTAAATCAATAAGTTATATAGATAGGCCTACTGGTTCTGCTCAATTATCACAAGGTGTTTGGAGAACTTATACTTTTGCATCACAAGAATTACAAGTTTTACAAAAATCTCTCTTGCGTTCAGAAGCTCTTTTTAGATTTGATGGACCATCTAGTCTTCCCATAGATCGTGCTTCTCAATTAATGCAGTGGGATATTGGATATGGAAAGTTCAGTGGAGGATTAAATTATAGACCAAAATTAGATATATCATATACTGTAGATGAAGCTAAAATTGAATTAAAATCAT containing:
- the rplS gene encoding 50S ribosomal protein L19 translates to MRNKYIENFEKAQVAEKTLPDFRAGDTVRLAVTIKEGDKTRVQSYEGVCIAKRGQGTGKTITVRKIGANGVGIERIFPIFSDSINEIKVIRRGRVRRAKLFYLRELAGKKARIKELRRK
- a CDS encoding M20 family metallopeptidase → MEYFNDLKKIININSYTKNKDGVDKVGEIFDIWFIELGFKANIHDRGSIGNHRHYTSPHDEDSKKLLLLGHLDTVFPPNKFEDFSEDEKWIYGPGVCDMKGGNIVALQALRNLKDKSIDIKNIDILLVSDEETGSDDSKYLTTKLSKDYDYCFVYEAAGKEMEVVTARKGVGTFFIEIQGKAAHAGNHYLDGNDANLEASHKLQNLVKLTNLNKGTTVNVGKIDGGIGANTISPHSTLVFELRYKFLDEKQRVLKEIDKIVHTSYVKGTISAISGGIQRDVMQTSKESLVLIENIQDITNSTLKYEERGGVSDANIVSSCGVTTLDGFGPFGDGDHTILERANKNSFELRIDLSEKLFTYFIKKLDFKERVV
- a CDS encoding ATP-grasp domain-containing protein, giving the protein MSNRKIGMWLYNNGGGDKIAKKIIKKLKDRDIDTKNDINLRHAIAKNGHILYDDMKLDKLDLFFSYNAGEQTQYQMYLYQALNRVIPTINTYESFALTEDKFHTSFILRHAGIQTADYKLCHRDDGHHLKKIIKKWDKMVYKPTDGWGGVGLTKIENEANLDMLMPFLNQMDLRYFYVERFIKYDNTDFRVDIVDGKFVSCYGRKANGTDWRTNVTSGGSVFMREANDDIIKVAIKACKATGVDIGGVDIIYDIEKEEYIVLEVNGIPAFATPKQEKMGLDFNNKKIDLIVDLIDRKTKTK
- a CDS encoding M14 family zinc carboxypeptidase, which codes for MREQYSSYDECVEFFKEAQKNNPNLFKVQTIGKTWENREIIAVSVTKNVDSHLENPALFFTGTIHAREWIGIELSISFAKYIMEHIDYDPQLNEILDRVTLYMVPCANPDGFEYSRNHFSFWRKNRRKNADGSFGVDLNRNFSVGFTPNKDTSSNVYSGPSAFSEPETSALRDFVIEHKNITIALDYHSQGNVFFPAHNFIHEDAVDAIDLNLLAGNMAEEIRKRSGREYGIHMGKPPVHLISGSGREFYYSQGALSIVVEVGTRNISDYKEHMSENIDENLPALMFALSEAKNYKKENFLPRVENFTTGEITFKEIELSWDYTDDETVYFEIYRSKKQKGFSQISNRIGTTKLKAFTDKNLKSSTNYYYYVRAVCKAKFVKSPYAQILGVRTKPAENMFSKILYPLADKVGYVGEKTKKNSEHYGNNSMFVGVSEGRGECFGVCGFSLSTIPKNSIITNASISFYPMNRVSVQVESFGEWRIGQIDERTIDNTSSFDEIKNAKSISYIDRPTGSAQLSQGVWRTYTFASQELQVLQKSLLRSEALFRFDGPSSLPIDRASQLMQWDIGYGKFSGGLNYRPKLDISYTVDEAKIELKSSREFTAACSKVVENKLLAGFDKDGSKEYACLEFDLSQWPEMDNTIISNAYLELEAIKIDAKNSLRFHLEMIHPSDGEVTYEKIQKREIIERIGYDVSVSDIKSESIQRFVFDTYAINEMVENVSKNTKAYFVISASTTQAFIKNQDVKFMDTKRVKRPSLVINYIKKRRNAPQQVENLNYSIESNIIKLKWDLPNDDGYKGAIVVKNPFKVPCSAYDGQKLYGGMDDYTYDNFGDKDVHKYYAVFSYDDVPNFSEPIFIEINPKAKS